In Streptomyces chartreusis, the following proteins share a genomic window:
- a CDS encoding phytanoyl-CoA dioxygenase family protein, translating into MSFTSVHRRTWLSEHDCDLADFRELVERRTDLADYPYASAVEREVLVYDSDRLRGAEDDREVRAELARALTDGPGIVVFQGAFADHGVVDRLSAVFDALIAEQRASGATAGDHFARPGANDRVWNALEKAALYDPEAFADYYANDILALVSTAWLGPGYQVTSQVNVVNPGGAAQSVHRDYHLGFLSNEVAAAYPAHVHRLSPVLTLQGAVAHCDMPVESGPTMYLPYSQAYEPGYLAWRLPEFQEYFEAHHVQLPLAKGDAAFFNPALFHAAGTNRSAGIRRMANLLQVSSAFGRAMETVDREAVANAVFPVLLRRAGEGADEAWTTNVIAASAEGYPFPTNLDSDPPVDGLAPPSQADVVRRALAGAWTPEALRAELRAGAERRQS; encoded by the coding sequence ATGTCCTTCACCTCCGTACACCGCCGGACCTGGCTGTCCGAGCACGACTGCGACCTCGCGGACTTCCGTGAGCTGGTCGAACGCAGGACCGACCTCGCCGACTACCCGTACGCCTCCGCCGTGGAGCGCGAGGTCCTGGTCTACGACAGCGACCGGCTGCGCGGGGCCGAGGACGACCGGGAGGTGCGGGCCGAGCTGGCCCGTGCGCTGACCGACGGTCCGGGCATCGTGGTCTTCCAGGGTGCCTTCGCGGACCACGGCGTCGTCGACCGGCTCAGTGCCGTGTTCGACGCCCTGATCGCCGAGCAGCGCGCCTCGGGCGCGACGGCCGGGGACCACTTCGCCAGGCCGGGCGCCAACGACCGGGTCTGGAACGCGCTGGAGAAGGCGGCCCTGTACGACCCCGAGGCGTTCGCCGACTACTACGCCAACGACATCCTCGCGCTGGTCTCGACCGCCTGGCTCGGGCCCGGCTACCAGGTGACCTCGCAGGTCAACGTGGTCAACCCGGGCGGTGCGGCGCAGAGCGTGCACCGCGACTACCACCTGGGCTTCCTCTCCAACGAGGTCGCGGCGGCCTACCCGGCCCACGTCCACCGCCTCTCCCCCGTGCTCACCCTCCAGGGCGCCGTCGCGCACTGCGACATGCCGGTGGAGTCCGGGCCGACGATGTACCTGCCGTACTCGCAGGCGTACGAGCCGGGTTACCTGGCGTGGCGACTCCCGGAGTTCCAGGAGTACTTCGAGGCGCACCACGTCCAGCTCCCGCTCGCCAAGGGTGACGCGGCTTTCTTCAACCCGGCGCTGTTCCACGCCGCCGGAACCAACCGGTCGGCGGGCATCCGGCGCATGGCGAACCTGCTCCAGGTGTCCTCCGCCTTCGGGCGGGCCATGGAGACCGTGGACCGCGAGGCCGTCGCGAACGCCGTGTTCCCCGTGCTGCTGCGGCGTGCGGGCGAGGGCGCGGACGAGGCGTGGACGACGAACGTGATCGCCGCGAGCGCCGAGGGCTACCCCTTCCCCACCAACCTGGACAGCGACCCGCCGGTCGACGGGCTGGCCCCGCCGTCCCAGGCGGACGTCGTACGGCGTGCGCTGGCCGGGGCGTGGACCCCCGAGGCCCTGCGTGCCGAACTGCGGGCCGGCGCCGAGCGGCGCCAGAGCTGA
- a CDS encoding SDR family oxidoreductase → MGLLDDKVVLVNGGSQGVGAAIARAAVREGAVVAVTGRRPEPGEALVAELAAAGGKAMFVRADLTDAEQAKASVAEVVDAYGRVDCLVNSAGLTSRGTLLDTTPELFDQHIAINLKAPFFAMQVAVTDMVGRKAPGTIVNIITSSAHGGQSFLAPYVSAKAGLIGLTRNAAHAHRWDRIRINGLNIGWTATEGEDATQRAFHGAGDDWREEAAARLPMGKLGQPDEIADFVVFLLSERSGVVTGSVIDWDQNVLGGLD, encoded by the coding sequence ATGGGACTTCTCGACGACAAGGTCGTCCTCGTCAACGGCGGCAGCCAGGGCGTCGGCGCCGCCATCGCGCGGGCGGCCGTCCGCGAGGGGGCGGTCGTGGCCGTCACCGGGCGTCGCCCGGAACCCGGCGAGGCCCTGGTGGCCGAGCTGGCCGCCGCCGGCGGCAAGGCCATGTTCGTGCGGGCCGACCTGACGGACGCCGAGCAGGCCAAGGCGTCCGTCGCCGAGGTCGTCGACGCCTACGGGCGGGTCGACTGCCTGGTCAACTCGGCGGGGCTGACGTCCCGGGGCACACTGCTGGACACCACGCCCGAGCTGTTCGACCAGCACATCGCGATCAACCTGAAGGCGCCGTTCTTCGCCATGCAGGTGGCCGTGACGGACATGGTCGGCCGCAAGGCGCCCGGCACGATCGTCAACATCATCACGTCCTCGGCGCACGGCGGGCAGTCCTTCCTCGCGCCGTACGTCTCCGCCAAGGCGGGCCTGATCGGGCTCACCCGCAACGCCGCGCACGCGCACCGCTGGGACCGGATCCGGATCAACGGCCTCAACATCGGCTGGACCGCGACCGAGGGCGAGGACGCCACGCAGAGGGCCTTCCACGGCGCCGGCGACGACTGGCGCGAGGAGGCCGCCGCGAGGCTGCCGATGGGCAAGCTGGGCCAGCCCGACGAGATCGCCGACTTCGTGGTGTTCCTGTTGTCGGAGCGGTCCGGGGTGGTCACGGGGTCGGTGATCGACTGGGACCAGAACGTCCTGGGCGGCCTGGACTGA
- a CDS encoding Gfo/Idh/MocA family protein — protein MRIGILGLGRIGAFHAETLSGLDAVDSLVVTDPFAEAAKAAAERFGAEVVDSPEALLSAGVDGIVVAAATDAHPALILAGVEAGIPVFCEKPVAKTMAEGVEVLKAVQGRDVPIQIGYNRRFDTGFVNARAAVQGGELGKLHTVRSTTLDPAPPPAAYIAASGGIFRDCSVHDFDIIRWVTGREVVEVYAVGGNRGADFIKEAGDADTTGAILTLDDGTIAVVSNSRHNARGYDVRMEIHGFADSIAVGLEDKLPLRSVEPGVTFPAGTPHDFFMDRFTAAYRAELTAFTEVVAGTRPSPCTIEDALEAGWIADACTLSLHEHRPVTIEEVRQG, from the coding sequence ATGCGTATCGGAATCCTCGGCCTCGGCCGTATCGGCGCCTTCCACGCCGAGACCCTCTCCGGACTCGACGCGGTCGACTCCCTCGTCGTCACGGACCCGTTCGCGGAGGCCGCCAAGGCCGCCGCGGAGCGGTTCGGGGCGGAGGTCGTGGACTCGCCTGAGGCCCTGCTGTCGGCCGGTGTGGACGGCATCGTCGTCGCCGCCGCGACCGACGCCCACCCCGCGCTGATCCTGGCCGGCGTCGAGGCCGGCATCCCCGTCTTCTGCGAGAAGCCCGTCGCGAAGACCATGGCCGAGGGCGTCGAGGTGCTCAAGGCCGTCCAGGGCCGGGACGTGCCGATCCAGATCGGCTACAACCGGCGCTTCGACACCGGGTTCGTCAACGCCCGCGCCGCGGTGCAGGGCGGCGAGCTGGGCAAGCTGCACACCGTGCGCTCGACCACCCTGGACCCGGCGCCGCCGCCGGCCGCCTACATCGCCGCCTCCGGTGGCATCTTCCGGGACTGCTCGGTGCACGACTTCGACATCATCCGCTGGGTGACGGGGCGCGAGGTCGTCGAGGTGTACGCCGTGGGCGGCAACCGCGGCGCCGACTTCATCAAGGAGGCGGGCGACGCCGACACCACGGGCGCGATCCTCACGCTGGACGACGGCACGATCGCGGTGGTGTCCAACTCCCGCCACAACGCCCGTGGTTACGACGTCCGTATGGAGATCCACGGCTTCGCCGACTCCATCGCCGTCGGCCTGGAGGACAAGCTGCCGCTGCGTTCGGTCGAGCCCGGGGTGACGTTCCCCGCGGGCACGCCGCACGACTTCTTCATGGACCGCTTCACCGCGGCCTACCGCGCCGAACTCACCGCGTTCACCGAGGTCGTCGCCGGCACGAGGCCCTCCCCGTGCACGATCGAGGACGCGCTGGAGGCGGGCTGGATCGCGGACGCCTGCACACTGTCGCTGCACGAGCACCGTCCGGTCACGATCGAGGAGGTACGTCAGGGATGA
- a CDS encoding Gfo/Idh/MocA family protein produces MNDTGREPLRIGVLGAARITELSLVGPARTTGHRLVAVAARDRSRAAAFADEHDVERVVDSYADLLADPEVEVVYNPLANGLHGPWNLAALAAGKHVLSEKPSASNAEEAAEVRDAAVKSGSVFMEAFHYLFHPVTRRLHEIVESGELGELRRVETLVAIPAPGDLDPRWSLSLAGGALMDLGCYSLHAVRMLAPWAGGAPRLVSARGGPRAGAPGVDEWLDADLEFPGGATASARCHMAYDDLEMSCRVIGTRGEALAPNFVLPHLDDRLVVRTPDGERTERLGTRSSYTYQLEALAAHIRRDGPLPLDADDALATMRLIDESYRAAGFEPRPRTTLTG; encoded by the coding sequence ATGAACGACACGGGCCGGGAACCGCTGCGCATCGGCGTGCTGGGCGCGGCACGCATCACCGAGCTCTCTCTCGTGGGTCCGGCCCGCACGACCGGCCACCGCCTCGTGGCGGTGGCCGCGCGCGACCGGTCCCGCGCCGCGGCGTTCGCCGACGAGCACGACGTGGAGCGGGTGGTGGACTCCTACGCCGACCTGCTCGCCGACCCCGAGGTCGAGGTCGTCTACAACCCGCTCGCCAACGGTCTGCACGGGCCGTGGAACCTCGCCGCGCTCGCGGCCGGCAAGCACGTCCTGTCGGAGAAGCCTTCGGCGAGCAACGCCGAGGAGGCGGCCGAGGTACGGGACGCCGCCGTCAAGTCCGGGAGCGTCTTCATGGAGGCGTTCCACTACCTGTTCCACCCGGTGACCCGGCGTCTGCACGAGATCGTCGAGAGCGGCGAACTGGGCGAGCTCCGGCGGGTGGAGACGCTGGTGGCGATCCCGGCCCCCGGCGACTTGGACCCGCGCTGGTCGCTGTCGCTGGCCGGCGGCGCCCTGATGGACCTCGGCTGCTACAGCCTGCACGCGGTGCGGATGCTCGCGCCCTGGGCGGGCGGCGCGCCACGGCTCGTCTCGGCACGCGGTGGACCGCGGGCGGGCGCTCCCGGCGTCGACGAGTGGCTGGACGCCGACCTGGAGTTCCCCGGCGGTGCGACCGCGTCGGCCCGCTGCCACATGGCGTACGACGACCTGGAGATGAGCTGCCGCGTCATCGGCACCCGCGGCGAGGCTCTGGCCCCGAACTTCGTCCTGCCCCATCTCGACGACCGTCTCGTGGTGCGCACCCCCGACGGTGAACGCACGGAACGCCTCGGCACCCGCTCGTCGTACACCTACCAACTGGAGGCCCTGGCCGCCCACATCCGCCGGGACGGTCCGCTCCCGCTGGACGCGGACGACGCCCTGGCGACGATGCGGCTGATCGACGAGTCGTACCGGGCGGCGGGGTTCGAGCCGCGGCCGCGTACGACGCTCACGGGCTGA